A genomic stretch from Pagrus major chromosome 3, Pma_NU_1.0 includes:
- the hycc1 gene encoding hyccin isoform X1, giving the protein MLAMDQGVVEEWLSEFKTLPDSAVSNYAASLRDKGSLVPALYKVIRENYSDLLEPVCHQLFEFYRSGEPQLQRFTLQFLPELLWSLLSVSAARDPHTSGCIEALLLGIYNLEIVDKDGQSKVLSFTVPSLSKPSVYHEPSAIGSIALTEGALANHGLSRVVYSGPHLQRETFTAQNRFEVLTFLLLCYNAALSYMTSTSLQSLCQLSSRVCICGYPRQQIRRYKGISTRLTVTSEFLVQLITGIHYALCNGEVELGSKALDDVLYRAQLELFPEALLVGNAIKSSLHGAALKSNNKEGARSIQVEITPTSSRISRNAVTSLSIRGHRWKRHESQEVSVDSEAAMGGVAIPEISVTGVGGERMPNGDSLRPRPDGRAQPDCDALGAASEVSLDPRGHDSGTRGQEVRRQKSVRRMVENEGSGSASTGRSQY; this is encoded by the exons ACCCTTCCGGACAGTGCTGTGTCCAACTATGCCGCCTCACTGAGAGACAAAGGTTCCCTGGTACCCGCGCTCTACAAGGTCATCCGTGAGAACTACAGCGAC TTGCTGGAGCCTGTGTGTCACCAGTTATTTGAGTTTTACCGGAGCGGTGAGCCGCAGCTGCAGCGCTTCACGCTACAGTTCCTGCCAGAGCTCCTGTGGAgcctcctctctgtcagtgcAGCCAGAGACCCCCACACCTCCGGCTGCATCGAGGCTTTGCTGCTGGGCATTTACAACCTG GAAATAGTTGATAAAGATGGACAAAGCAAAGTATTATCTTTCACCGTCCCTTCCCTCTCCAAACCGTCGGTGTACCATGAg CCTTCAGCCATCGGCTCCATTGCCCTTACAGAAGGGGCTCTAGCCAATCATGGGCTCAGCAGGGTGGTGTACAGCGGGCCACACCTCCAGAGAGAAACCTTTACAGCGCAGAACAG attTGAGGTGCTgaccttcctgctgctgtgctACAACGCTGCACTCAGCTACAtgacctccacctccctccagTCCCTCTGCCAGCTCAGCTCCAG GGTGTGTATATGCGGTTACCCACGGCAACAGATCCGACGCTACAAGGGCATTAGCACACGGCTGACTGTCACGTCAGAGTTTCTGGTTCAGCTCATCACAGGGATACACTATGCTTT gtgtaATGGGGAAGTGGAACTGGGATCCAAAGCACTGGATGATGTTCTGTATCGGGCCCAGCTGGAGCTATTCCCCGAAGCGCTGTTG GTGGGTAATGCGATCAAGTCGTCACTGCATGGCGCAGCGCTGAAGAGCAACAACAAGGAGGGTGCACGGAGTATCCAGGTGGAGATCACACCCACCTCCTCCAGGATTTCCCGAAACGCTGTCACGTCCCTCTCTATCAGGGGACACCGCTGGAAGAGACACG AGTCCCAGGAGGTGAGTGTAGACAGTGAGGCCGCGATGGGGGGCGTGGCCATCCCCGAGATCAGTGTGACAGGTGTGGGCGGCGAGCGAATGCCCAACGGAGACTCCCTGCGGCCGCGCCCTGACGGCCGCGCCCAGCCCGACTGCGACGCCCTGGGCGCCGCCTCTGAGGTCAGCTTGGACCCCCGAGGTCATGACTCCGGCACGCGGGGTCAGGAGGTCAGGAGGCAGAAGTCTGTGAGGCGGATGGTGGAGAATGAGGGTTCTGGGTCGGCCTCCACAGGGAGGAGCCAGTACTAA